tctcttttactttATCTTGTGTTTGTACTGTGCAgagcaaaataataataataccattTCCGGCTACTGACGAGAGGAGGAAACGCGCAACGCGGGGCCATCAGAAGGTGGGAGAATCGTAGCGCAGGAATCTTTGGCTTCAACACtgtacacacgcacacacgtacatacacacacggagagaaagaaagagagagaaaaaacaaataggcTAGACACAGTACAAactcgagagagagacacacgaCAAAAACATCAACAACGTTACACAATGAAAATGGCGACAcactaaatgtttttttgtttttttttctggtattAAAGTAGAGAGAAATGAAAGGCACAGAGCAACGATATGGTGCtggggagagaaaacaaaaaaagatgaaaattcacgaggagagaaaaacaacaaaattgactgtgaaaaaacaaaaaaagagaatttatAAAGCCTCGGTCGTTATGTAATCAATTCAAGCGCGGCTAGCGACGACCTCAACTAtagtgtttctctctctttctaaagcccccaaaagaaaaaaaaaaaatatttcatcgtCCTGTACACAGTTCTGTTTGGGTAGTGGAGAagggaaaagaatcaaataaatctgagatttgtgtgtgtgtgttttttgtcttctgttcaaaaagacaaaaagaagaatgcggaaaaaaagaaacgataacGAGaggggaggaaagaaaaaagtcaagGGAGAGATACAGTTACGTGAGATGTCTTTCAATCATCAAACCCAGACTCCGTGCGGGTTCTTATTGGTAGGGACGGGATTCTCCAGCTGCCGCGGCGATCCCAGCATACGCCGACTGTGGCCCGTCTTGTTGTGGCCTGTAATCAAAttcccacccaaaaaaaaaaaaaaaaaaaaaagagaaagaaagatgaagaCATCATCACAAATAACCGTAATAATCTTGGTAATAAATGGCCACGCGCGCGTGTGTGCAATCAAAAAGAAGAGCTAAAGAAAATGATCAATAATGACAGTGAGAGGATTACCAGCGAGTGGGAACACTACCCAACCAATTACATACAAGTTGAGCGATGTAATCATTCATTTATCTCGATTCTATATCAAACCTTTTAAACGATCGTCAAGTCGGCTTTGCCTCTTATTGCTTTGACTCTTTCAAGTCTTCCTGAGTTATTACGACGTCAAAGGGAACGACGGCGAGGGAGAGAAGGGGCTTAGGTGCGGCGCTGCACTCGGCCCCCATCACTGAATGAAGCTAAGGGACTTTAGACACGCAACTTATTAGCCCCAATAAGAGAAAAGGGGGACAACAGAGCCAACTCTTACAAAGTCTCTCCTCCCCACCCCGCAATATGCTGTATACGCTGTACGACTAACCAAGGACTTTGGCTAACTTTATGATACAGTCAAGTCCATCAAGTTCATTAAGCGGAGCGAATGTGATTGCATTCAATAGTTTAGTTTGAACTGCTGCGCTCCGTTTTGACAAAGAGACAAAAGACAGTTTTTAATACGATCGTCGTGTCATGTTACCTTCCAAGAGGATTTTCAAGTCGTCGGCCGGGGCGATGCTCAGCGACTGGAGATTGGCCTGTTTGATCTCCTGCGTCAGCTGATCCATTTGCGAGCGCAGTGACCGAACGTGAGATTCCGATTGGGCCAGTTCTTCGGCAGTGGTTTGATCCTCTTGGTTCAAATCGTGCTCTTCCTGGCCGGCCGAATCGAGATCGGTTCGGACGCGGGCCAATTCCGACTCGAGTTCCTTCACCAGACTTTCCTCGGCTTCGCTGACGTCCGCCCTCAAAAGTCTGTGCGTGTCAcgcacagagaaaaaaaaacagaaaagaaaaacgcaacGTGAATAAATGTTTGATCGTTATAGCAGGAATCAAGTTTCAAccggaaaaaaagttttttttattattattattttatcatgGCATTTCATGCTGATTTCTGCTTTGGTAACTCTATATTCATACCGAAGTGTAGGCTCGCAAGCGTTGACTTGCGAATCCAGCGACGACACGTCAGTCTGCAATCGAGCCAACTCTTCCGTCAGGTCCTGTCCTTCCCGACAAACTTGTTCCCATTCGACTTCAACGTCGTAAAGATCTGATAACTTTGGAGTTTCCAGGAAAGAAACAGAgaacagagaaaaaaggaaaaattgcaGTCAAGACTTGTTGAATCGATATGAATGATGACATCCATCCCATGCAGCAGTATATACTTGATTTTCTTGCTGACGGCATCGATCCTCGAGTTGAGTCAATTCCCGATTGAGTTGTTGGCGCTCGTCGTCCAGTCGCCGATGCAGCTGCTCCTCCCAGCCGAGCAGCTCCTGCTCCAGTTGGATCAATTTCTCCTGCTGCTCATCCAGCGCACCTCGCTGCCGGTTCACCCGCTGGATGAGCTGCGCTTGCTGCGGATCCGACGGCGGACTAGGCGTTCGCGGCGCGTTCCCACCACTCAAAtcctgtttttgtttgggttATATAGTGTCAAATAAATCAAAGCATTCCAAATCGTTATCGCTCCTTCTCTCTCGGATTACAGCTATAATAAAAACTCGATCGAggcaacaacaagaaatatgtCCGACTCGTTCAGAACCACCCAAAAAACGAGCGATAAGGAAAGAAACAAGCTGCCAAACTCGTTCCCTTGCTGACAAATGAATCTATCCTCGAGCCATAATTGATTTACTACACCCAAAAAAACGGGCTCGACTCCCAATTTTTCTTCCGCTTAATTTGTTGTTACAAGACaggataaaaaaagagaaataaaccaCCCCAAAAAGCTGGTCGCTTTATTTACCAGTCTGAGGTTGCGCCTGGACCGTCGTGATGGGTCGTCCCTGCCATCGAATGCTGGGACCGAGTCGTCATTTGGCTGGACATTGGTGTCATAGCGGACGGGCGACGGCCGAGGGGGTGTCGACGTACTGCGACCGGGTGACGGCGTCATGGCGTTGGCTGCCGGTGCTGGACTGGCCCGGTACGGCGACGAACCtctgcctcctcctcctcccaagGGGGACGGACGTGGCGGTTCCCTATACGGGGGCGGGGGTGGCTGTCTTGAACCTCCtaatcaaaaaaagagaaaagaaaagagaaaaaaaggcaacgtgaaaaaaaatcgGTTCAAGAAATCGTTCAAGATTCgtccgctttttctttttggggcgCAAATTCCGATTCCCATCACGTCGCGACGGGCGGGGAAGGATGCGTCAACGAGTCAGCAGCCGTGGGCCTTCATAAGTGGCTTAAATTATTGATTCCATAGTGGCTTTCGACACACAAGTAACGTCGCCACCGAATTCTCCTCTCGTCGACCGCATCTCGTGAAAAATTCACGagccacgacgacgacgacgacgacgcagaTTCGCCTTCACCTCAAAAACCATCCCCCATGAGGCAACTGACGACGACGCCAGttttttctcaatcaaaacaaacaagaaatcgtgaaatatttaACTAGGCCAAACCAGCAGAGTTTTTTCCCTCGTATTGCGCTCACCACCAAAGAATGAGCGCCAGTTTTGGcgtgatttcttgttttttgtatCAATAAACAATGCGGAATGTGTTGTGTAAGACAACACTCACCGGCGAAAGGCGGCGGAGGATTCCGGTAAGGCGGCGGGAATCTGACTGAATCGCTCTGCGGCGGAgaatcttgttgttgttgttgttgatagtgcgaggaaagaggaggaggaggcggcgGACTTGAATAATGGGCGTCATTGGATGAGCCATTGGATCCGGCCGGAAGCCGAACTCGTCCGTATAGCGGAGGATCATATCTGGGATAGACCAGCTGTGCGCCGTCATTGGATGATGGCGATTGATTCTTCTCCTGGTAATGAGACGAACAAGAGGCTGGAACTAGAGGAACTTGCGGATGcgacggaggaggaggactggCCGTCCGGGAGGCGTAGGCGGATTTATCGGTCCATTCCGAGCGTCCGTTTTGACCAACGATGTGATCGTTCAATTCGCCGTTATTGTCGGGACGTTTGGGCACCCCGCGGACGACGCCGACGTTGAGCGGGAGCCGTGAGCGATCGCCGGCCCCCACCGGCGAGCCGACGCCGCCGCTGAACGTCAGCGATTTCTTCAAATCCTTGGACGGTGACGGCGTCGCCGTAGCAGACGCTCCTGGCTGGgactgcggctgctgctggtgctggccGTGCAAAGGCGGCGAAGTCAGTGGCGGAGTGAACCCGTGGAGCGGATCGACTGACGTCTTGGTCGGCCTTGAGCTCTTGTTATTCGGCTGCATGGCGTTCCTATTGGCCGTCGTGGCGTCGAGGGCCGTCCGCTGGAGTATGAAGTGGACATCCGAAGAATACTCTCCCCATTTCATCAGCACCTGTCAAAAGGGAGGCGACAcacaagaaaatagaaaaaaaagtgtcaaataaatgaaaatcgacaagaaaaggagggaaaatgaTCGATATTGTGTGAGAAGGAGCGAGAGGTCCTCTCAGTTGTCATGGCGACGcgtcaagaaaaaaagtaaaaagtaaaagaaaaagagcggAAGAAATGtgttcttttttcatatttcatcCGGCTGCTATTGCGATCGTAATCGAGAACATGTTTGTTAGTCGCAACAGTAGAGCCCCGGAACATTTTTCTACATAGGGAGACTGGGCGATATGGCCGGGGCGCGATTGGCGGGGCCGAGATTGGGAGGACAAGATCCACTTGGAGTGGTGCAGACAGTTGCGACGCTTCAGCGCATGCAATAAAACCCTTCAACTTGTGCTCCCcatacaaaagaaaacgggaaaaaaacagctgacgatcccgctcctttttctttttcttttatgtttcGCCTCTGCTACTGTAACGCAGCGCGTGTTATATCTATCTCCAAATGTCGGATagcgtctgtctgtctgtttgtTCGTGTACTTGAGAATACAACAGTCAGTAGTAGAGTCGCAGCTAAGAGTAGAGAACAAGGGCGGATGGAGTCGGATCCTTGGGCATTCCGGGACCGCTCTCTTCCGTTTGGTTGGATCCGGGGTTTTTTcgggtgagagagagagaggaaaagggAGGAGTGAAGAGGAGTCGAAATTCCGGCCCTCTATGATGGATCGCATTTGATTTTTCgggtcgactttttttttttctatttccattTTGGCGAGGAGGGGGGACGTCGTATTCATCACCCCGGCAACTATTCTGATGGGACGGACGCAATAGAATCGCTCGGCTCTCAAATtcctgacacacacacaacaaaaggGGCCAACTCAAATGCGGAATGGGACGACAACGACGTGGAGGATGGAGGATCGAGTCCCTGTTGGCTACGAGACAAGAGCTGATGCTCCTTGCTGCTGTCGCTCTATGGAAATTGTGTCCGcttgcggctgctgctgtgctggtaGGGCCGCCCTGTCATTCATTCGACTGCGACGACCCGGCCACAACCGGATGGGTGTGTGTCTGTTATAAAGAGATTTTCATATAGAGAGTGACAGATGAATCACCTTGAGGGGGTGTTCGTGGGGTGCCAGGAGCCTCTCGTTGCTGCGCCAGCGCTCGATGAGCGTGAAGCGGCCCGTCTTGCCCGTCGCATGTGCCAGCGCATAGACGACATCCTGAAAAGAGCCAAAGTCGACAGAAATTCCAGCGAAAATTAGAACCCTGAACATTTTCAGACACAA
The sequence above is drawn from the Daphnia pulicaria isolate SC F1-1A chromosome 1, SC_F0-13Bv2, whole genome shotgun sequence genome and encodes:
- the LOC124345906 gene encoding ras association domain-containing protein 8-like, coding for MELKVWVEGIQRVVCGVCDRTTCQDVVYALAHATGKTGRFTLIERWRSNERLLAPHEHPLKVLMKWGEYSSDVHFILQRTALDATTANRNAMQPNNKSSRPTKTSVDPLHGFTPPLTSPPLHGQHQQQPQSQPGASATATPSPSKDLKKSLTFSGGVGSPVGAGDRSRLPLNVGVVRGVPKRPDNNGELNDHIVGQNGRSEWTDKSAYASRTASPPPPSHPQVPLVPASCSSHYQEKNQSPSSNDGAQLVYPRYDPPLYGRVRLPAGSNGSSNDAHYSSPPPPPPLSSHYQQQQQQDSPPQSDSVRFPPPYRNPPPPFAGGSRQPPPPPYREPPRPSPLGGGGGRGSSPYRASPAPAANAMTPSPGRSTSTPPRPSPVRYDTNVQPNDDSVPAFDGRDDPSRRSRRNLRLDLSGGNAPRTPSPPSDPQQAQLIQRVNRQRGALDEQQEKLIQLEQELLGWEEQLHRRLDDERQQLNRELTQLEDRCRQQENQLSDLYDVEVEWEQVCREGQDLTEELARLQTDVSSLDSQVNACEPTLRLLRADVSEAEESLVKELESELARVRTDLDSAGQEEHDLNQEDQTTAEELAQSESHVRSLRSQMDQLTQEIKQANLQSLSIAPADDLKILLEGHNKTGHSRRMLGSPRQLENPVPTNKNPHGVWV